From Novipirellula galeiformis, the proteins below share one genomic window:
- a CDS encoding DUF1598 domain-containing protein translates to MKKTNRIAALLVFALLFSFGSDQVSAQNQLAGVDVDANGILKVKQFDPRLAQQRLAEARNRAETGVMQTSKLRKVSLNRLEAEIAKQLEAGGTVSDDMKALAGLTSLEYVFFYPDTKDIVIAGPAEGFVPDPTERLVGIQTGKPTVLLEDVVTALRAYAPGAKPTSTISVSIDPTSEGLQRMQRFLASVRGRVQPSDAERLAMGLKDNLGLQTVTIKGIPNSTHFARVLVEADYRMKLVGIGLERLPVRLQSYVDRANPNTVASNAMERWYFQPNYDAISVSEDGLAMRINERGVELVGANERVANGRRMQIAGKVNRASQTFCKDFTAAFPEIAQKVRVYAELSQLIDIAVAAAYIQEQDFYGQADWSMPVLQDETLVSVETYTAPEQVETAVNAVWRGNTLMTPLGGGVNMQPRQALKAEHVRQDTDGRVVKTHSEAGPSQLKEGQWWWD, encoded by the coding sequence ATGAAAAAAACAAATCGAATTGCTGCCCTGCTCGTTTTTGCCCTCTTGTTCTCATTCGGATCCGATCAGGTTTCGGCGCAGAACCAATTGGCTGGGGTGGATGTGGACGCCAATGGCATCTTGAAGGTCAAACAGTTTGATCCACGCTTGGCCCAACAACGACTCGCCGAAGCTCGCAATCGTGCCGAGACTGGCGTGATGCAAACGAGCAAGTTGCGAAAAGTCTCGCTCAATCGACTCGAAGCGGAAATCGCAAAGCAACTCGAAGCGGGCGGGACCGTGTCGGATGACATGAAAGCGTTGGCAGGCTTAACCTCGCTCGAATACGTCTTTTTCTACCCCGATACCAAAGACATCGTTATCGCCGGACCGGCCGAAGGTTTTGTGCCCGATCCCACCGAACGGCTCGTCGGCATTCAGACGGGAAAACCGACCGTTTTGCTCGAAGACGTCGTGACCGCGCTACGTGCCTACGCTCCCGGGGCGAAGCCCACTTCGACCATCAGCGTTTCGATCGACCCAACTAGCGAAGGGCTCCAGCGGATGCAGCGATTCCTGGCTTCGGTCCGCGGTCGAGTGCAACCAAGCGACGCCGAGCGATTGGCGATGGGGCTGAAAGACAACCTGGGGCTGCAAACCGTCACCATCAAAGGCATTCCCAATTCGACTCACTTTGCCCGCGTCTTGGTCGAAGCTGATTATCGCATGAAGCTTGTCGGGATTGGACTCGAACGTCTGCCGGTGCGTTTGCAAAGTTACGTCGATCGGGCGAATCCGAACACCGTGGCCTCCAACGCAATGGAACGTTGGTACTTCCAACCCAACTATGACGCGATCTCGGTCAGCGAAGATGGGCTGGCAATGCGAATCAATGAACGAGGCGTGGAGCTTGTGGGCGCCAATGAACGCGTCGCCAATGGACGTCGGATGCAAATTGCCGGCAAAGTAAACCGTGCCAGCCAGACGTTCTGTAAAGATTTCACTGCGGCGTTCCCCGAAATCGCCCAAAAGGTTCGCGTCTATGCCGAACTCAGCCAGTTGATCGATATCGCCGTCGCTGCGGCTTACATCCAAGAACAGGATTTCTATGGCCAGGCCGATTGGTCGATGCCCGTTTTACAGGACGAAACGTTGGTTTCCGTTGAAACCTACACCGCGCCGGAGCAAGTGGAAACGGCTGTCAACGCCGTCTGGCGCGGCAACACGCTGATGACGCCGCTCGGAGGGGGAGTGAATATGCAGCCACGACAAGCACTCAAAGCCGAGCATGTCCGCCAGGATACGGATGGCCGAGTCGTGAAGACCCACAGCGAAGCGGGCCCAAGTCAACTCAAAGAGGGACAATGGTGGTGGGATTGA